One Egicoccus halophilus genomic region harbors:
- a CDS encoding glutamate ABC transporter substrate-binding protein, translated as MKMHTKRWRIAAALAAAALATTACGGDDAGDDGADTGGETTDTDTDTDTDTDTDTDATGDEGGEAAADGEFEAGSTMAEIQEAGVLRVGVKYDQPLFGVQTPGGVEGFDAEIARLIAEGIFGEGGGDNIEWSEAVSAVREDVLESDSVDIVVATYTINDERKERVGFAGPYYVAGQDIMVAAGNPEGINGVEDLDGQPVCSVEGSTSIDNLREMAPEAEVVALDTYSACAEELEQGRVNAVTTDNVILIGLIDENPDAFELVDNPFTEEPYGIGVQQDADDFRDWINDRLEEIYESSEWEQAWNDTAGAVVEAPEPPAVDRYEG; from the coding sequence ATGAAGATGCACACCAAGCGTTGGCGCATCGCGGCCGCCCTGGCCGCGGCCGCGCTGGCCACCACCGCCTGTGGCGGCGACGACGCCGGTGACGACGGCGCCGACACCGGTGGCGAGACCACCGACACCGACACCGACACGGACACCGACACGGACACCGACACCGACGCCACCGGCGACGAAGGTGGCGAGGCGGCGGCCGACGGCGAGTTCGAAGCGGGCTCGACGATGGCGGAGATCCAGGAGGCCGGGGTCCTGCGCGTCGGCGTGAAGTACGACCAGCCGCTGTTCGGCGTCCAGACGCCCGGTGGCGTCGAGGGCTTCGACGCGGAGATCGCCCGGCTGATCGCCGAGGGCATCTTCGGTGAGGGCGGCGGCGACAACATCGAGTGGTCCGAGGCCGTCTCGGCCGTCCGCGAGGACGTCCTCGAGAGCGACTCCGTCGACATCGTGGTGGCGACCTACACCATCAACGACGAGCGCAAGGAGCGGGTCGGCTTCGCGGGCCCGTACTACGTCGCCGGTCAGGACATCATGGTCGCCGCCGGGAACCCGGAGGGGATCAACGGCGTCGAGGACCTCGACGGACAGCCGGTCTGCTCGGTCGAGGGTTCGACCTCCATCGACAACCTGCGCGAGATGGCGCCGGAGGCCGAGGTCGTCGCGCTCGACACCTACTCCGCCTGCGCCGAGGAGCTCGAGCAGGGGCGCGTGAACGCGGTCACCACCGACAACGTGATCCTCATCGGTCTGATCGACGAGAACCCCGACGCGTTCGAGCTGGTCGACAACCCGTTCACGGAGGAGCCCTACGGCATCGGTGTCCAGCAGGACGCCGACGACTTCCGCGACTGGATCAACGACCGGCTCGAGGAGATCTACGAGTCGAGCGAGTGGGAGCAGGCCTGGAACGACACGGCGGGTGCCGTCGTCGAGGCTCCCGAGCCCCCGGCGGTCGACCGCTACGAGGGCTGA
- a CDS encoding amino acid ABC transporter ATP-binding protein has translation MDGVNKWFGDLHVLQDIDLNVDRREVVVVIGPSGSGKSTLCRTINRLEPIDQGRILIDGEPLPAEGKELARLRADVGMVFQSFNLFAHKSILQNVTLGPVKVRGKSKQEAEARAMELLERVGIANQADKMPAQLSGGQQQRVAIARALAMDPKVMLFDEPTSALDPEMISEVLDVMLELASEGTTMVVVTHEMGFARSAARRVVFMDGGRIVEENTPEAFFNDPQTARAQDFLSKILNH, from the coding sequence TCGACCTCAACGTCGACCGACGTGAGGTCGTGGTCGTCATCGGGCCGTCGGGCTCGGGCAAGTCCACCCTGTGTCGCACCATCAACCGGCTCGAGCCGATCGACCAGGGACGCATCCTGATCGACGGGGAGCCGCTCCCGGCCGAAGGCAAGGAGCTGGCCCGGCTGCGTGCCGACGTCGGGATGGTGTTCCAGTCCTTCAACCTGTTCGCGCACAAGTCGATCCTGCAGAACGTCACGCTCGGGCCGGTCAAGGTCCGGGGCAAGAGCAAGCAGGAGGCCGAGGCGCGGGCGATGGAGCTGCTCGAGCGCGTCGGCATCGCCAACCAGGCCGACAAGATGCCGGCGCAGCTGTCAGGTGGTCAGCAGCAGCGCGTCGCGATCGCCCGCGCGCTCGCGATGGACCCCAAGGTCATGCTGTTCGACGAGCCGACCTCGGCGCTCGACCCGGAGATGATCTCCGAGGTGCTCGACGTCATGCTCGAGCTCGCCTCGGAGGGCACCACGATGGTCGTGGTCACCCACGAGATGGGCTTCGCCCGTTCGGCCGCGCGACGCGTGGTGTTCATGGACGGCGGTCGGATCGTGGAGGAGAACACCCCCGAGGCGTTCTTCAACGATCCGCAGACCGCGCGGGCCCAGGACTTCCTGTCCAAGATCCTCAACCACTGA